In a single window of the Nitrospira sp. genome:
- a CDS encoding right-handed parallel beta-helix repeat-containing protein → MPRGAAIIVPSSKNGLNAGFYLTRPYYIIEGFDISGGANNGNVMSLAGIEFTSSATGGIARSNFIHHIGKTVCSDSSYGISGIGIHETADVLVENNQIYSIGRLRNAENGCRTIRAQNDHGIYIKATSNTIVRRNVIFDTNRGWPIHVYKPNGTTTNLEIYHNTFSGRSPTGKPNGHILLAKTINGANIANNISSEAQTGMIIAYSLSAFRVVVSHNLSDTLEKTGPAVAGVTFFSNIEHSTNLGFANKSQHDFRLTAESAAINRGTTTGVPPVKDQAPDIGAFEFCEPDSTSPLTNSLGLGQDDKFCLHSRKTSY, encoded by the coding sequence GTGCCACGAGGAGCTGCAATCATCGTACCCAGTTCTAAGAACGGCCTGAACGCCGGGTTTTATCTTACCCGCCCCTACTACATCATTGAAGGATTCGATATCAGCGGAGGAGCCAATAATGGCAACGTGATGAGTCTTGCTGGCATCGAGTTTACTTCTTCGGCAACCGGCGGGATCGCGAGGTCAAATTTCATTCACCATATCGGCAAGACGGTCTGCTCCGACTCATCCTATGGAATTTCTGGTATCGGCATCCACGAAACAGCTGACGTCCTTGTCGAGAACAATCAGATCTACAGCATCGGCAGATTACGGAACGCTGAAAACGGATGTCGTACCATCCGCGCACAAAACGATCACGGCATCTACATTAAAGCGACATCGAATACCATCGTTCGAAGGAACGTGATTTTCGACACAAACCGCGGATGGCCGATTCATGTCTACAAACCGAACGGAACAACGACAAACCTTGAGATCTACCACAACACGTTTTCCGGCCGAAGTCCCACGGGAAAGCCGAACGGGCACATTCTTTTGGCCAAGACGATCAACGGCGCCAACATCGCAAACAATATCTCGAGTGAGGCTCAGACAGGAATGATCATCGCCTATTCATTATCAGCCTTTCGGGTAGTGGTGAGCCATAACCTCAGTGACACCCTTGAGAAAACAGGACCTGCCGTTGCAGGAGTAACGTTCTTTAGCAACATTGAGCATAGTACCAATCTAGGATTTGCCAACAAATCCCAGCACGACTTTCGACTCACAGCAGAAAGCGCAGCCATCAACCGCGGAACCACCACCGGAGTCCCACCAGTGAAGGATCAGGCTCCGGACATCGGAGCCTTTGAATTTTGTGAACCAGACTCAACTTCACCACTCACCAATTCACTAGGACTAGGACAGGATGACAAGTTCTGTTTGCACTCAAGGAAGACCTCTTATTGA
- a CDS encoding IS5 family transposase (programmed frameshift): MPGTVSKWLPDDLWERVHPLLPKPQRRRSRYPGRKPLHDRAVLTGIIFVLRTGIPWRETPAELGCGSGMTCLRRLKRWHWNGVFQKLYEVLLAELHGADKLDSKVHVLVDAKGIPLAIQVSGANTHDVTQVIPLVDGVPKVRGKQGRPRQRPDRLQGDRGDDSEPLRDQLRRSGIEPQLAKRRTEHGSGLGKTRWYVERTLAWFTRYGKMRIRTERRAENYEALVKLTACLICHRNL; this comes from the exons ATGCCAGGAACCGTCTCGAAATGGCTCCCCGACGACCTCTGGGAGCGAGTCCACCCCCTGCTGCCCAAGCCGCAACGGCGGCGAAGCCGGTATCCGGGCCGCAAGCCCCTGCACGACCGCGCCGTTCTCACCGGCATCATCTTCGTACTACGTACCGGCATTCCGTGGCGCGAGACGCCCGCCGAGCTGGGGTGCGGCTCCGGAATGACCTGTCTGCGTCGGCTCAAGCGGTGGCACTGGAATGGTGTGTTCCAGAAGCTCTACGAGGTGCTCTTGGCTGAGCTCCACGGTGCCGACAAGCTGGACTCGAAGGTACACGTGCTGGTCGATGCTAAAGGCATTCCGCTGGCAATCCAGGTGAGCGGCGCCAATACCCATGATGTCACCCAGGTGATCCCGCTGGTGGATGGGGTGCCGAAGGTTCGG GGAAAACAAGGTAGGCCACGACAACGACCGGACAGGCTGCAAGGGGATCGAGGCGATGACTCCGAGCCGCTCCGGGATCAGCTCCGACGCAGTGGGATCGAGCCCCAACTCGCGAAACGGCGGACCGAGCATGGCTCTGGGCTCGGCAAGACGCGCTGGTATGTCGAGCGAACCCTGGCCTGGTTCACGCGCTATGGGAAGATGAGGATCCGCACCGAGAGGCGGGCCGAGAACTACGAAGCGCTGGTCAAACTAACAGCCTGCCTCATCTGCCATCGAAATCTCTGA
- a CDS encoding IS1595 family transposase, with product MLTAIIPNARPNTRLPIIREQVAPDSIVYTDSFTAYDVLDVSAFHHRRVNHSKVFVAKRGHHINGIENVWNQAKRPLRRVNGITPSNFYWFLKECEWRFNHGNHHHSLKQLKCWYKSTKH from the coding sequence GTGTTGACCGCAATTATTCCAAATGCCCGACCGAACACACGCTTGCCCATCATTCGTGAGCAGGTGGCCCCAGACAGCATCGTCTATACGGATAGCTTCACCGCGTATGATGTGTTGGATGTCTCGGCATTTCACCACCGGCGCGTGAACCACAGCAAGGTCTTCGTGGCCAAGCGAGGGCATCACATCAATGGCATTGAGAACGTTTGGAACCAAGCAAAACGGCCTTTGCGGCGGGTCAATGGCATCACGCCGAGCAACTTCTACTGGTTTTTGAAGGAGTGTGAATGGCGCTTCAATCACGGCAACCATCACCATTCGCTCAAGCAGCTTAAATGCTGGTACAAATCCACCAAGCACTAG
- a CDS encoding glycosyltransferase family 4 protein produces the protein MLKSTGDIVLNREPSRCRLLYVIGQLGLGGAERQLYYLLSHLEGSRYYPCVVVWNYDPDEKYYRAIDALQLPIYGLPTQWSPLVKLQALRKLTQRLAPEVIHSYVFFTNFAAAYAACRTGALAVGSLRSDMVRSLQSGGALRGILNSRWPRCHISNSAVCAETARRHSSFFVPRQYVVVRNGLDLASFRTPENAFEIRGYVASVGSLLPVKRWDRLVKAVQKVLSVGIKDVRFRLAGDGPLRQTLRQLAEDLGVSHAIEFLGAVHDIPAFLQGAKFLVHTSDSEGCPNAVMEAMAAGRAVIATDVGDIPHLVQDGKTGFVVQRDDSEALLDRIVTLLTDADLCRQMGSKAREKAEQEFDLSSFVARTLDAYRTVGWKDESHPQRINKVR, from the coding sequence GTGTTGAAAAGCACTGGGGACATTGTGCTCAATAGAGAGCCAAGCCGGTGTCGACTTCTGTATGTGATCGGACAACTTGGCCTTGGTGGAGCAGAGCGCCAACTCTATTACTTGCTCTCGCATCTAGAGGGTTCTAGGTATTACCCATGTGTAGTGGTGTGGAACTATGATCCGGATGAAAAGTACTATCGAGCGATTGACGCGCTGCAGCTTCCGATATACGGATTGCCTACGCAGTGGTCTCCGCTTGTTAAACTTCAGGCACTTCGTAAGTTAACTCAACGGCTTGCTCCCGAGGTGATTCACTCGTACGTGTTTTTTACCAACTTTGCTGCCGCTTATGCGGCATGCAGGACTGGTGCACTGGCAGTTGGATCTCTACGCAGTGACATGGTCAGAAGTCTACAGTCTGGGGGGGCGTTACGAGGGATATTGAACAGTCGGTGGCCGAGGTGCCACATATCAAATAGTGCCGTATGTGCTGAGACAGCACGCCGACATTCTTCTTTTTTCGTTCCGAGGCAGTATGTTGTGGTACGAAACGGGTTGGATTTGGCAAGCTTTCGTACGCCTGAGAATGCATTCGAAATACGAGGGTATGTCGCCAGTGTGGGGTCCTTGTTGCCCGTCAAGCGGTGGGACCGATTGGTGAAAGCCGTACAGAAGGTCCTGAGTGTCGGGATTAAAGATGTGCGCTTTCGTCTCGCAGGGGATGGCCCTCTCCGGCAAACTCTTCGGCAATTGGCAGAAGATCTTGGCGTCTCTCATGCCATAGAGTTTCTCGGTGCAGTTCATGACATTCCCGCCTTCTTGCAAGGCGCGAAATTTTTAGTCCATACATCCGATAGCGAAGGGTGCCCGAATGCCGTGATGGAGGCTATGGCAGCCGGACGTGCGGTTATCGCAACGGACGTTGGAGACATTCCACATCTCGTGCAGGACGGTAAGACTGGCTTCGTCGTTCAGCGAGACGATAGCGAAGCTCTTCTAGATCGTATTGTGACATTATTGACTGACGCTGACCTTTGTCGGCAGATGGGAAGTAAGGCTCGCGAAAAAGCTGAACAGGAATTCGATCTCTCTTCATTCGTGGCAAGAACGTTGGATGCATACAGAACCGTTGGCTGGAAGGATGAGAGCCATCCTCAGCGCATTAATAAGGTGCGATGA
- a CDS encoding glycosyltransferase — protein MGNFIRQQIVGLRRIGLEVEVLFINRVQGGMGSYFRLATEVQDRIERFQPDLVHVMYGGVLSERVTKVVKERPIVVSFCGSDLLGEYLSGALRGVLSECGVFASCLAAWRADGVIVKSRNLESALPASVDRSKVRIIPNGISLERFKPIDQTDSQKKLGWKLNKFHVLFPANNGDLVKRPGLAQAAIEMANELGLGVEMHPLLGVPHEEVPLWLNASDVVLLTSSHEGSPNVIKEALACNVPVVSVDVGDVRERIDGIDGCHIALPDPCDLVAKLALVKSRGRRIAGRERIRCLSLENVSLSLNDFYRRTVESYHRQKEVGRSRVNAKALVEFYGLFQARRETIKKVIKETLHHGSIRGLP, from the coding sequence GTGGGGAATTTTATTCGCCAACAGATCGTTGGACTCAGACGTATCGGCCTTGAGGTCGAAGTGCTATTTATTAATCGGGTCCAAGGAGGAATGGGCTCGTATTTTAGACTCGCAACAGAAGTGCAAGATCGTATCGAACGGTTTCAACCAGACCTTGTCCATGTCATGTATGGAGGTGTGTTGTCAGAGCGGGTCACAAAAGTCGTTAAGGAGAGGCCGATCGTGGTTTCCTTCTGCGGCTCGGATCTGTTGGGCGAATACCTGTCTGGAGCTCTTAGGGGTGTTTTGAGTGAGTGCGGAGTCTTTGCCTCATGCCTCGCCGCTTGGCGGGCGGATGGTGTGATCGTTAAATCTCGAAATCTCGAATCGGCCCTTCCAGCTTCAGTTGATCGATCAAAGGTGAGAATCATCCCAAATGGTATTAGCCTTGAGCGTTTCAAACCGATTGACCAGACGGATTCTCAGAAGAAGTTAGGGTGGAAGCTCAACAAGTTCCACGTCCTGTTCCCTGCCAACAACGGCGATCTTGTTAAACGACCTGGTCTAGCACAAGCAGCGATCGAGATGGCCAATGAATTGGGATTGGGCGTAGAAATGCATCCGCTTTTAGGGGTGCCTCATGAGGAAGTTCCACTCTGGCTGAATGCCAGCGATGTGGTGCTATTGACCTCTTCGCACGAGGGGTCACCAAATGTGATTAAAGAAGCGTTGGCGTGCAATGTACCAGTTGTTTCAGTTGATGTGGGGGATGTGCGAGAGCGAATTGATGGCATTGACGGCTGCCATATTGCGTTGCCAGATCCTTGCGATTTGGTTGCCAAGCTGGCCTTGGTGAAATCGAGGGGGAGGCGGATAGCTGGACGCGAAAGGATAAGGTGCCTTTCATTGGAAAACGTTTCGCTCAGTCTAAATGATTTTTACCGCCGAACCGTGGAATCCTACCACAGGCAGAAAGAAGTAGGTCGATCGCGAGTAAACGCAAAGGCGTTAGTTGAGTTCTATGGGTTGTTCCAGGCGAGAAGGGAAACGATAAAGAAAGTAATCAAAGAAACGTTACACCATGGATCAATAAGAGGTCTTCCTTGA
- a CDS encoding O-antigen ligase family protein, producing the protein MPELIAFIGWLALLIIVQTLALRPNFLHHFALVALVIGIASLPYLNVRSVGGVVRAWASGTGISNPNVLGMWFGFCTVYFLFWGFQCRTFVWRAASWGVAVGSFYIVTLTVSRAPLLGIALACIVGFRSALKRSFVPVVSFVLVLCLIYVSGVFDEELGQYASRGIEESGRGRLWPAAVERIFNSPWVGVGLDDIRIRTRSGKEMNPHNPVLHIALGAGLIPVICFLGYLVRVGFGVRGMMQRVQVGEASLLLPLVAFGMFELMMLDMAFMSPWVVVIFGLVAGRFEARDPR; encoded by the coding sequence ATGCCTGAACTCATAGCCTTTATTGGATGGCTTGCCCTTTTGATCATTGTCCAAACACTCGCTCTGCGCCCTAACTTTCTGCACCACTTTGCCCTGGTGGCTTTAGTAATTGGCATCGCATCCTTGCCCTATCTCAATGTCCGTAGCGTCGGCGGAGTTGTGCGGGCTTGGGCTTCGGGGACAGGAATTTCAAATCCTAATGTGTTGGGGATGTGGTTCGGTTTTTGCACGGTGTATTTTCTCTTTTGGGGATTTCAATGTCGAACATTTGTCTGGCGAGCGGCTTCGTGGGGTGTAGCGGTGGGTTCGTTCTACATTGTTACGCTAACAGTGAGCCGTGCTCCACTATTGGGGATCGCCCTCGCCTGTATCGTGGGATTTCGGTCGGCTCTTAAACGGAGTTTTGTCCCGGTCGTATCGTTCGTCCTTGTGTTGTGTCTGATCTATGTGTCAGGCGTGTTTGATGAGGAGCTAGGCCAATACGCCTCTCGAGGGATAGAGGAGTCCGGGAGAGGAAGGTTGTGGCCAGCAGCAGTGGAGCGGATATTCAATTCACCATGGGTAGGAGTTGGCTTGGATGACATACGAATAAGGACCAGATCCGGGAAGGAAATGAATCCACACAACCCGGTCCTCCATATTGCTCTCGGAGCAGGACTTATTCCAGTCATCTGTTTTCTCGGTTATCTCGTTCGAGTGGGATTTGGAGTTCGTGGCATGATGCAGCGAGTGCAAGTCGGAGAAGCGTCACTGCTTCTTCCGCTGGTGGCATTTGGAATGTTTGAACTGATGATGCTCGACATGGCGTTTATGTCCCCCTGGGTGGTGGTCATATTTGGTTTGGTTGCGGGGAGATTTGAAGCTCGTGATCCTCGGTGA
- a CDS encoding glycosyltransferase family 4 protein, with product MTTPSAYLYEQMRPYRQEMVLLPNPLDLSRYSFNHRTHPTPTLVWLRAFHDIYNPTLSVRVVANLVKEFPDVCLIMVGPDKGDGSLQATMRLVEKLGITQRVTWTGPVSKEEVPQMLHKGDILLNTPRVDNTPVSVLEAMASGLCIVSTNVGGIPYLLEHERDALLVPDNDEMAMASAVRRFLTEEGLAERLSRNARRKAEPCDWSTILPRWEKMFIDIGSNPT from the coding sequence GTGACGACACCATCGGCTTATCTCTATGAACAGATGAGGCCTTATCGCCAGGAAATGGTTTTGTTGCCAAATCCATTGGATTTGTCGAGATATTCATTCAACCACCGAACGCATCCGACGCCGACATTAGTATGGTTGCGGGCTTTTCATGATATCTACAACCCCACGCTTTCCGTCCGTGTAGTCGCTAATCTGGTGAAGGAGTTCCCGGATGTTTGCTTGATCATGGTGGGGCCGGATAAGGGCGATGGGAGTCTCCAGGCAACAATGAGGCTAGTTGAGAAACTTGGCATTACGCAAAGAGTGACATGGACCGGCCCGGTCTCAAAAGAAGAAGTTCCACAAATGCTTCATAAGGGTGATATCCTTCTGAATACGCCTCGTGTGGACAACACTCCAGTGAGTGTATTAGAGGCCATGGCAAGTGGGTTGTGTATTGTTAGTACGAACGTAGGAGGTATTCCATATCTGCTCGAACACGAGCGTGATGCGCTTCTTGTTCCAGATAATGATGAAATGGCGATGGCGAGCGCCGTCCGGCGTTTCTTAACCGAAGAGGGGTTAGCTGAGCGACTATCGAGGAACGCGCGTCGAAAGGCCGAACCATGTGATTGGTCGACGATTCTTCCAAGATGGGAAAAGATGTTTATCGATATAGGAAGCAATCCCACATGA
- a CDS encoding phenylacetate--CoA ligase family protein: protein MRDVLLKAYHNLPGPFRSVAASLRGLYLRSWRYGPETDRLVEEALERETWTLDRWKTWQEERLAFVLHRAATQVPYYREHWAVRRRQGDKASWDYLENWPILEKESVRENPRAFLADDCDVQKMFCEQTSGTTGKPMTLWWSLKTVRGWYALAEARWRKWHGVSRHDRWIILGGQLVVPANQLKPPFWVWNQGLNQLYMSTYHLSPQLSRYYLDAIARYRPVYMMGYSSAMASLAEAVRASGRQDLRMTVATSNAEPLYDYQRTTIAEAFQCPVRETYGMGEIVVHASECTVGRLHLWPEVGKVEIMDDGSLFTDDRSGELVCTGLFNVDMPLIRYKVGDRAKLQGGISTCGCGRSLPEISRIEGRSNDVLIAPDGRRVYWINPVFYGLPVREAQIVQEELERLCVRYVPAMGWTDETKRSIIDRIQARMGKIEVSMERVESIPRGANGKFRAVVSKIFVRNSANGHVPSAQSP from the coding sequence ATGAGAGACGTACTGCTGAAAGCTTACCATAACCTGCCTGGGCCGTTCCGCTCGGTAGCGGCTAGTCTACGAGGGCTGTACCTTCGATCCTGGCGATACGGTCCGGAGACCGATCGTCTCGTGGAAGAAGCACTCGAGCGAGAAACCTGGACGTTAGATCGATGGAAGACCTGGCAGGAGGAACGGCTAGCATTTGTGCTTCACCGTGCGGCCACACAGGTGCCATATTATCGAGAACACTGGGCCGTACGTCGGCGGCAAGGGGACAAAGCTTCATGGGATTACCTGGAGAATTGGCCCATCTTGGAGAAAGAGTCGGTCAGAGAGAATCCTCGAGCATTCCTGGCAGATGACTGTGACGTGCAGAAGATGTTCTGTGAGCAAACAAGTGGAACTACCGGGAAACCCATGACTCTATGGTGGAGTTTGAAGACCGTCCGAGGGTGGTACGCGCTTGCGGAAGCTCGGTGGCGCAAGTGGCATGGAGTGTCTCGCCATGATCGCTGGATCATATTGGGTGGACAGTTAGTCGTTCCGGCTAATCAGTTAAAGCCTCCGTTCTGGGTCTGGAATCAAGGGTTAAATCAACTCTATATGTCGACGTATCATTTATCGCCTCAGCTCTCCAGATACTATCTAGATGCGATTGCCCGATATCGACCTGTGTACATGATGGGGTATTCATCAGCTATGGCTTCACTTGCAGAAGCGGTCCGAGCGTCAGGTCGGCAGGATCTCCGAATGACTGTCGCAACAAGCAATGCGGAACCGCTATATGATTATCAACGAACGACAATTGCCGAAGCCTTTCAATGTCCGGTGCGAGAAACATATGGAATGGGAGAGATCGTTGTCCATGCGTCTGAATGCACCGTGGGGCGCTTGCACCTATGGCCGGAAGTCGGCAAGGTGGAGATCATGGATGATGGCAGCCTATTCACTGATGATCGTTCGGGAGAGCTCGTGTGTACCGGGTTGTTTAATGTCGATATGCCCCTCATCCGTTACAAGGTGGGGGATCGTGCAAAGCTCCAGGGCGGAATTTCTACCTGTGGCTGCGGACGATCTTTGCCTGAAATCTCACGTATTGAAGGCAGAAGTAACGATGTGCTCATCGCGCCGGATGGTCGGCGCGTGTACTGGATCAACCCCGTATTTTATGGTCTTCCTGTGCGAGAAGCCCAAATTGTACAGGAGGAGTTGGAACGCCTGTGCGTACGGTATGTGCCGGCTATGGGATGGACAGATGAGACGAAACGTTCAATTATTGATCGGATTCAGGCAAGAATGGGAAAAATCGAAGTGAGTATGGAGCGGGTAGAGAGCATCCCTCGGGGAGCCAACGGTAAGTTTCGAGCGGTGGTCTCTAAAATATTCGTACGGAATAGCGCGAATGGCCATGTGCCGAGCGCACAATCGCCCTGA
- a CDS encoding glycosyltransferase family 4 protein, with protein MKVVYMNDTVYGYAIGDPSARGGAERYGWYLMRALVSTGWSVTVGVRSALREGEVRVIDGVRFLGLSRRIHVLFDWYRFLEKERPDWCFWQCADHLWGPASEIARWFGVRTAFSMMHDNHVHVRKALSRRKYLWPLYAWGLHRSDVIFIQHEDQRVPLPLRWQRRAYLLPGIVSLAGTMVPHLERSGAVVWIAVIRPAKRPDLLVEIARRLPSIRFVVCGSPSLSHWDAGTIERIMTQLKALPNIDYRGHVSPEQALKSIGEASLLLSTSDGEGFPSVFLEAWAAGTPIVSLQIDPDHKIRDYDLGKVADTVEGTVTAIDSFMASPERLREMGTKARRHVEELHSPMAAVRAFEAAVTQPLDSTTGGLIQQEIR; from the coding sequence ATGAAAGTGGTGTACATGAACGATACCGTATACGGATATGCGATCGGAGATCCCTCAGCCAGAGGTGGGGCAGAGCGATATGGGTGGTACCTTATGCGAGCTCTGGTGAGTACCGGTTGGTCTGTTACGGTAGGTGTTCGATCCGCGTTACGAGAAGGTGAGGTGCGTGTCATCGATGGCGTGCGTTTTCTTGGTCTCAGTCGTCGTATCCACGTCCTGTTCGACTGGTATCGTTTTCTCGAAAAGGAACGGCCTGACTGGTGTTTCTGGCAGTGCGCGGACCATCTGTGGGGGCCCGCCTCAGAAATAGCACGATGGTTCGGCGTCAGAACAGCCTTTTCCATGATGCATGATAACCACGTTCATGTTCGGAAAGCACTCTCACGGAGGAAGTATTTGTGGCCTCTCTATGCCTGGGGGCTTCATCGGTCAGATGTCATTTTTATCCAGCATGAAGACCAGCGCGTTCCTCTGCCCCTGCGTTGGCAGCGACGGGCATATTTGCTTCCAGGTATTGTGTCCCTTGCGGGGACGATGGTGCCTCACCTGGAAAGAAGCGGAGCTGTGGTGTGGATAGCGGTCATTAGACCGGCCAAGCGTCCAGATTTATTGGTGGAAATCGCTCGTCGATTGCCGTCAATTCGCTTTGTTGTCTGTGGATCGCCTAGCCTGAGTCATTGGGACGCTGGCACGATTGAGCGAATCATGACGCAACTGAAGGCTCTTCCCAATATCGACTACCGAGGCCACGTGTCGCCTGAGCAGGCGCTCAAATCCATTGGGGAGGCCAGCTTGCTCCTCTCGACGTCGGACGGGGAAGGGTTTCCCAGCGTCTTTTTGGAAGCCTGGGCAGCCGGAACTCCGATTGTGAGCCTGCAGATCGACCCCGATCACAAAATTCGAGATTATGATTTAGGGAAGGTGGCCGACACAGTTGAGGGAACAGTCACTGCGATTGATTCGTTTATGGCATCACCCGAACGTCTCCGAGAAATGGGGACGAAGGCCCGGCGTCATGTAGAAGAACTGCACAGCCCCATGGCGGCAGTTCGGGCATTTGAGGCGGCGGTTACTCAGCCGTTGGATTCGACGACGGGGGGATTGATCCAGCAGGAGATTCGATGA